CTTAGTTCGAAAACGGCGAAGGCAGGCGACAGATTCACGGTGACGGTGCGGGAACCGGTTTACGCCTCGAATGGTGCGATCGTAGTTCCGATAGGGAGCGAGGTGATCGGCAGGGTCGATTCGGTCAAACCCGCCGTCAAGGGCGGAAAGGTCGGAGAGATCGACGTAAGTTTTATCCAACTCGTCCTGCCGAATGGCACAAAGCGGACGATCAACGGTTCGTTGACCGAGCTGGTGAGCGACGATGCGAAAAGCGATGCCGAAGGTACAGCCAAGGGCGACAAGACCAAATACCGTAAGGTCATCTTCATCGGTGGCGGCGGAGCAGGCGGTGCGATCTTAGGGGGCGCCATCGGCGGTGGAAAGGGCGCCTTGATCGGAGGCATCATCGGTGCCGGTGCAGGATTGCTCGGCGAAAGGCTTACAAAAGGCGAAGAGGCCGAAGTGAGGTCGGGAACTGAATTCGGCGTCTATTTGAATCAGGGGATCTCACTGCCTAGGTTTGCAGAAGCAGAATCGCCGGCCGAGGTTCCCACCGGTGAGGGGCGGACGTACGTCGTACAGCCCGGAGACACTCTCGGCAGCATCAGTCGGAAGTTCTACGGGACGTCGGCGCGTTACATGGATATTTACAACGCTAATCGGGACTCCCTCGCAAGCCCTAACGCCGTAACGGTTGGCCAAACACTGATCATTCCGTGATCGATGATCGCGGCAAATCGACGAAGGCCGGGACTGAATGCCCGGCCTTTCTATTTCTGAATGCTTAGTTTCTACGCGAGGGCCATGTCTTTGGTCCCGTTAGGATTGATAGATTCGAGGTGCTTGACGACCTTTTTGATCAGCCATTCCGGAGTTGACGCACCAGCCGTGACGCCGACGGTCTGTGCTCCGAACAGATCCGCAGGATCAATGTCGTCTTCGGTCTCTATCAAGAAACTCTTTTGACACTGCTCTTTGCATACCGCGTGAAGTTTGACGCTGTTGGAAGAATGGGTCGCCCCGATTATATAAAACGCATCAACCATGCCGGCAAGCGCTCTTGCAGCCTCCTGCCGATCCCGGGTTGCCGAGCAGATCGTGTTCACTATCTCGACCTCATCGTCCGTTTTTGTCTTGATAGCCTCCGCAGTGTCGAAGAATGTCTTTGCCTTGATGGTCGTTTGCGATACGACCAGCGGATTTTTCAATCGCGGAAGCGCGGCAACTTCGGTCTCGTCCTTGATTATGAACGAATGATCGGGAGCATAACCCCTAACGCCTATCATTTCCGGGTGATCAGCACTGCCGACGATGATGACGTGACGATCCTGAGCGGCGGCACGCGACGCGAGACGCTGCACACGAGTGACAAAAGGGCATGTCGCATCAACCACCTTTCCGGCTTTTTCTTTTAATTCCTGTTCGACCTGCGGAGTTACGCCATGGGCACGTATCACCGCGGTTTCAGAACGGCCGATCTGGACTGGTTCGCTGACAGTAACGACACCGTGGGAACCTAGCCGTTTCATTTCCTGCTCGTTGTGGATCAAAGGCCCGAGTGTGCGAACGGTCTCACCGGCACTGACCGATTCTTCGACCATCTCGACCGCCCGCTCGACTCCGAAGCAAAATCCGTATTCATCTGCTAGTAAGACCTTCATACTTATTTGTTCGTTACAAGGCACGAATTGGTTTTAGTTTAGCAAATGAAGGCGGCCTTGTGAATGGCATCTTGCCCAACGCAAGAACGAATGCCGTCGGGCCCGCCCGGATAGACAACAACGGTTCCCGAGTTTTACCTTTGTT
The DNA window shown above is from Chloracidobacterium sp. and carries:
- a CDS encoding LysM peptidoglycan-binding domain-containing protein; the encoded protein is MKAYFRATFVTAIAAVLLTGISMEVVGQTKRPALRTATKRPATQSLFTVPSGTRMRVRMNETLSSKTAKAGDRFTVTVREPVYASNGAIVVPIGSEVIGRVDSVKPAVKGGKVGEIDVSFIQLVLPNGTKRTINGSLTELVSDDAKSDAEGTAKGDKTKYRKVIFIGGGGAGGAILGGAIGGGKGALIGGIIGAGAGLLGERLTKGEEAEVRSGTEFGVYLNQGISLPRFAEAESPAEVPTGEGRTYVVQPGDTLGSISRKFYGTSARYMDIYNANRDSLASPNAVTVGQTLIIP
- the ispH gene encoding 4-hydroxy-3-methylbut-2-enyl diphosphate reductase codes for the protein MKVLLADEYGFCFGVERAVEMVEESVSAGETVRTLGPLIHNEQEMKRLGSHGVVTVSEPVQIGRSETAVIRAHGVTPQVEQELKEKAGKVVDATCPFVTRVQRLASRAAAQDRHVIIVGSADHPEMIGVRGYAPDHSFIIKDETEVAALPRLKNPLVVSQTTIKAKTFFDTAEAIKTKTDDEVEIVNTICSATRDRQEAARALAGMVDAFYIIGATHSSNSVKLHAVCKEQCQKSFLIETEDDIDPADLFGAQTVGVTAGASTPEWLIKKVVKHLESINPNGTKDMALA